From the Panthera leo isolate Ple1 chromosome C1, P.leo_Ple1_pat1.1, whole genome shotgun sequence genome, one window contains:
- the GPBAR1 gene encoding G-protein coupled bile acid receptor 1 — protein MTPNSTREVPSPIPVGALGLSLALASLIVAANLLLALGIARDRHLRSPPSGCFFLSLLLAGLLTGLALPALPGLWSQSRRGYWSCLFLYLAPNFSFLSLLANLLLVHGERYMAVLRPLRPRGSTRLALLLTWAGPLLFASLPALGWNHWAPGTNCSSQAVFPAPYLYLEVYGLLLPAVGAAALLCARVLATAHRQLQDIRRLERAVCRGAPSALARALTWRQARAQAGATLLFGLCWGPYVATLLLSVLAYEQRPPLGPGTLLSLISLGSASAAAVPVAMGLGDQRYTAPWRAAAQRWLRVLRGRASQGSPGPGTAYHTSSQSSVDLDLN, from the coding sequence ATGACACCCAACAGCACCAGGGAGGTGCCCAGCCCCATCCCCGTGGGGGCCCTGGGGCTCTCCCTGGCCCTGGCAAGCCTCATCGTCGCTGCTAACCTGCTCCTGGCCTTGGGCATCGCCAGGGACCGGCACCTGCGCAGCCCACCCTCTGGCTGCTTCTTCCTGAGCCTGCTGCTGGCCGGGCTGCTCACCGGGCTGGCGCTGCCCGCGCTGCCTGGCCTCTGGAGCCAGAGCCGCCGGGGCTACTGGTCGTGCCTCTTCCTCTACTTGGCGCCcaacttctccttcctctccctgctcgcCAACCTCCTGCTGGTGCACGGCGAACGCTACATGGCGGTGCTGCGGCCCCTGCGGCCCCGCGGGAGCACGCGGCTGGCCCTGCTCCTCACCTGGGCTGGCCCCCTGCTCTTTGCCAGCCTGCCTGCTCTGGGCTGGAACCACTGGGCCCCCGGCACCAACTGCAGCTCCCAGGCTGTCTTCCCAGCCCCCTACCTCTACCTCGAAGTCTACGGGCTCCTGCTGCCTGCCGTGGGGGCTGCCGCCCTTCTCTGCGCCCGCGTGTTGGCCACCGCCCACCGCCAGCTGCAGGACATCCGCCGCCTGGAGCGGGCAGTGTGCCGCGGCGCGCCCTCAGCCCTGGCCCGGGCCCTTACCTGGAGGCAGGCGAGGGCGCAGGCCGGGGCCACGCTGCTCTTCGGGCTGTGCTGGGGGCCCTACGTGGCCACCCTGCTCCTCTCGGTCCTGGCCTATGAGCAGCGCCCGCCACTGGGGCCCGGAACTCTGTTGTCCCTCATCTCGCTGGGCAGCGCCAGTGCGGCGGCCGTGCCCGTGGCCATGGGGCTGGGTGACCAGCGCTACACGGCCCCCTGGAGGGCGGCCGCCCAGAGGTGGCTTCGGGTGCTGCGGGGAAGAGCCTCCCAGGGCAGCCCCGGCCCCGGCACTGCCTACCACACCAGCAGCCAAAGCAGCGTGGACCTTGACTTGAACTAG